The following coding sequences lie in one Pontibacter sp. G13 genomic window:
- a CDS encoding Rpn family recombination-promoting nuclease/putative transposase: MQSRYISLLTDFGFKKLLGEEARMDLLVHFLNAMLPNQPPSKRVVLHPNEHRWETANERMAVFDLYASNERGDRIILEVQQKPKEHFKKRAVYYMIFPLAEQAEKGRAWGFNFQGVSLLSMLDFELERRLPDKYHHLVQFRYLEDDLVFLEEMTLVFVELPKFTKQVNELKTDLDRWLYLFRYLHHLDEIPETFKREPFMKLFQAAEIAKMSQAERAAYHASLKRYRDYQNQLAYADSQGQEQGRKEGRKEGRKQGREQGRLEVLEEGFKMGLDIRVLSGLVGMDLAKVLDRREAWLEQHSGECSACSQ; encoded by the coding sequence ATGCAATCGCGGTACATATCTTTATTGACAGACTTTGGATTTAAGAAGCTTTTAGGCGAGGAAGCACGTATGGACTTGCTGGTTCATTTTTTGAATGCGATGCTCCCGAATCAGCCTCCTAGTAAGCGAGTTGTCCTTCACCCCAATGAACATAGGTGGGAGACGGCAAATGAAAGAATGGCTGTATTCGATCTCTATGCCTCGAATGAGCGAGGGGACCGGATCATATTGGAGGTTCAGCAAAAGCCTAAGGAGCACTTCAAAAAGCGGGCGGTTTATTATATGATATTTCCGTTGGCGGAACAGGCTGAAAAGGGACGAGCATGGGGGTTCAACTTTCAGGGAGTGAGCTTGTTAAGTATGTTGGATTTTGAGCTTGAAAGGCGATTGCCAGACAAATATCACCATCTGGTTCAGTTTCGGTATTTAGAGGATGATTTAGTATTTTTAGAAGAGATGACCTTGGTCTTTGTGGAGCTCCCCAAATTCACCAAGCAGGTCAATGAACTTAAAACCGATCTGGACCGTTGGCTGTATCTTTTCAGGTATCTTCATCACTTAGACGAGATCCCAGAAACCTTTAAACGCGAGCCATTCATGAAACTTTTTCAAGCCGCAGAAATCGCCAAAATGTCTCAAGCAGAACGGGCCGCGTACCACGCAAGCCTGAAACGGTATCGTGACTATCAAAATCAATTGGCGTACGCGGATTCCCAAGGCCAAGAGCAAGGCCGAAAAGAAGGCCGAAAAGAAGGTCGGAAACAGGGTCGAGAACAAGGGCGTTTGGAGGTTTTGGAGGAAGGATTCAAAATGGGCTTGGATATTCGCGTGCTAAGTGGGCTCGTTGGGATGGACCTTGCAAAGGTGCTTGATAGACGAGAAGCATGGTTGGAGCAGCATTCGGGAGAATGTTCTGCCTGTTCACAGTAG